Proteins from a genomic interval of Pseudomonas sp. RC10:
- a CDS encoding ATP-binding protein, which yields MDYSKIIGKDDGQRLSFEELVCQLARRDRPENAVEFRRIEGSGGDGGIESYWVLQDGPEVGYQAKYYLRSRDVDWSKIDESVKQALKSHPGLKQYVIAIPCDLTDRSGAQGAGKKGWEHWDTHKLAWEALCAQSSIPTVEFVAWTASDLTDKLLHPTAEGLRKFWFGELEISGQWFRKNVELAVESLDERYHPEDHVEVGIESLFKVLLRDEEVTTELTSAFSTVAKAAKLSNFVKDDSDAGLIAGIQRVEKEASKASAFGSRFRSDSWEPWPILDCVAALSDASHSVHELKGWAWQNMPKSESRRDYSSSDMNYLSHKLDELSNALYGLISTLEGKFYSAEQNRFALLTGKAGTGKSHTLGTVAQKAISDGHPVVLILGQQLGSLGFWRQATETLGLGTVEPEVFLQAMSSAAEAAQKRGLILIDAINEGAGAQLWRTELPALIARVNAYENLVLVVTCRTEYTPYVVPPKVIETTVAFSIRGFVTNVEQSRAAKVYLHKRGISQPDTPWLSAEFVNPLFLRSACVALARDGCKQFPRGLHGTKQVFAFYIRSVARNLGVGRDGSDDLLAPTTAAISAIARLMATDRRDYVLLADAVRISTEVFSSFPSPPSKTWFDVLQKNGIFRLDPPPRQLEIDPFTPVEDIVRFSFQRLQDHLMADALLKGVTDLGLELETGVLSFILDGDRFKWEWAGLAEALSIQVPERFGSELLDVLPRDIDIWINDDSVRGAFLESLRWRSSNAFTERTWRYYQAILDVDDSQLYVLIELCANVDHPWNAKLLHDILITKTMPERDASWTVKINDFDMADGSTIRRLLDWCLTSQTEKTDRQVQLLCGLAVTWLTASSHREIRDKATKALSALLLSKVELYGELCERFAGLDDLYVMERLHGAGYGACCIDPSPMRLKHYAPVAYRMVFSEQCAPLSIMLRDYASGIIELAAHYRCLPTEVDLSACRPPYTSQPVQLAVSQALLDDVATKAGGDEIKRSCTGGISEFADEIKHRVSSFSSVALTSQMPHTQSEMNERFDTEVIAPYPDRQEIVDAISALQFNPFRFLLRPFEVLGELEEAEGVEAVEEVEGVGAVEAVEEFEELETHDHSEELQQLEKKLVDLLNVDEKRRFTDEFRWCIARSEKYPRTLEGVDMAAAKRWVAKRAYDFGWTAELFPSDSSHRHGYSRERPLFERIGAKYEWLALDELLCRLADSNWLAEARVDGTRDYRSSIDLGFHRDIDPTVLQGLSDSSFGSVDISPIVSEETAEDCLQEWPFKLDPSLGMPSLVGRTDKVGEKWLVLYEHRSVANRYDDGESREHGLRQQEWRFLMPVVVRKKDQKQLIRFLSTQRSLDVSRWSGRSCTDEGYLLEAPWRFTWDQLMWTPTSFHNQGELELAFPCFRYHWESHLDASLPEGASAHLPAPWLASQLSITPMLSDPRVYVDALGKPQLISGTGSDDSSHAYIRQDIFERLLKNKDLACVWTFVAERGVWPGGGNSHAAWRRSEGIVWFERGRPKMESWKEDKCNGAEDG from the coding sequence ATGGACTATTCAAAAATCATCGGAAAGGACGATGGGCAAAGATTGTCTTTCGAGGAACTCGTCTGCCAACTTGCCCGGCGCGACCGCCCTGAGAACGCCGTAGAGTTCAGGCGGATCGAAGGCTCGGGAGGCGACGGAGGGATCGAGAGCTATTGGGTTCTTCAGGACGGTCCTGAGGTCGGTTATCAGGCCAAGTATTACCTTAGGTCACGGGATGTCGATTGGAGCAAAATCGACGAGTCGGTAAAGCAGGCTTTGAAATCTCACCCTGGGCTGAAACAGTATGTGATTGCCATTCCCTGCGACCTTACTGATCGCAGCGGGGCACAGGGCGCAGGGAAGAAAGGGTGGGAGCACTGGGATACACACAAGCTTGCCTGGGAAGCGCTTTGTGCTCAAAGCAGTATCCCCACGGTTGAGTTCGTGGCCTGGACGGCGTCTGACCTGACCGACAAATTGTTACACCCTACAGCTGAGGGCCTACGAAAGTTCTGGTTTGGCGAGTTGGAGATTTCTGGGCAATGGTTTCGCAAGAATGTAGAACTCGCCGTAGAGTCACTCGATGAGCGATATCATCCGGAAGATCACGTAGAGGTTGGAATCGAGAGCCTCTTTAAAGTGCTCCTTCGCGATGAGGAAGTCACCACCGAACTCACCTCTGCTTTTTCCACCGTAGCCAAAGCAGCCAAGCTCAGCAACTTCGTAAAGGATGACTCCGACGCCGGGCTCATCGCTGGTATCCAGCGTGTCGAGAAGGAAGCGTCCAAGGCTTCAGCATTCGGCAGCAGATTTCGCTCCGACTCTTGGGAGCCTTGGCCCATTCTCGATTGCGTTGCAGCCTTGTCAGACGCCTCTCATAGCGTCCACGAATTGAAGGGCTGGGCTTGGCAAAATATGCCTAAGTCTGAATCCAGAAGGGATTACTCCTCTTCGGACATGAACTATCTGAGCCATAAGCTGGACGAGCTTTCAAATGCTCTCTACGGCTTGATTTCGACGCTGGAGGGGAAATTCTATTCCGCTGAGCAAAACCGTTTTGCCCTTCTGACAGGGAAGGCTGGCACAGGCAAATCGCACACACTCGGTACTGTTGCTCAGAAAGCGATTTCAGATGGGCACCCGGTGGTTTTGATTTTGGGGCAGCAATTAGGCTCTCTGGGTTTTTGGAGGCAAGCGACAGAAACACTCGGGCTGGGGACTGTTGAGCCAGAGGTATTCTTGCAGGCCATGAGTTCTGCCGCTGAGGCCGCTCAAAAGCGCGGACTCATCCTGATCGATGCCATCAACGAAGGTGCCGGTGCACAACTATGGAGGACTGAACTTCCCGCTCTGATCGCCCGAGTCAACGCTTACGAGAACCTCGTTCTTGTCGTCACCTGTCGTACTGAGTACACGCCGTATGTAGTTCCGCCAAAAGTGATAGAGACGACAGTTGCCTTCTCCATTCGTGGTTTCGTGACGAATGTAGAGCAGTCGAGGGCCGCGAAGGTCTACCTGCACAAGAGAGGCATTTCCCAGCCTGATACGCCTTGGCTTTCCGCTGAATTTGTCAATCCGCTGTTTCTTCGCAGTGCGTGCGTTGCCCTTGCCCGAGACGGTTGTAAGCAATTCCCCAGAGGCCTGCATGGCACGAAGCAGGTTTTTGCATTTTACATCCGTAGTGTCGCGCGAAATCTAGGTGTCGGAAGAGACGGCAGCGACGATCTGCTCGCTCCTACTACAGCGGCAATCTCGGCCATCGCCAGGTTGATGGCCACCGACAGGCGCGATTACGTGCTTTTGGCCGATGCTGTGCGAATTTCGACGGAAGTGTTTTCGAGTTTTCCTTCGCCACCTTCCAAAACCTGGTTTGACGTCCTGCAGAAGAACGGAATTTTCCGACTCGACCCACCACCGCGCCAGCTTGAAATTGATCCATTTACTCCGGTCGAGGATATCGTGAGGTTCAGTTTCCAGCGACTCCAAGACCACCTCATGGCGGATGCGCTGCTCAAGGGGGTGACGGATCTAGGGCTCGAACTGGAGACTGGAGTTTTGAGCTTCATTCTTGACGGCGACAGATTCAAGTGGGAGTGGGCTGGTCTCGCTGAAGCCTTGTCTATCCAAGTGCCTGAGCGTTTCGGCTCAGAGCTTTTGGATGTGCTTCCGAGGGATATTGATATCTGGATCAACGACGACTCGGTCAGAGGCGCCTTCCTAGAGAGCTTGCGTTGGCGTAGCTCAAACGCTTTCACGGAGCGCACCTGGCGATATTACCAAGCTATCTTGGATGTCGATGACAGCCAACTCTATGTGCTGATCGAACTCTGTGCCAACGTTGATCACCCTTGGAACGCTAAACTACTCCACGACATTCTGATTACTAAAACGATGCCAGAGCGTGATGCTTCCTGGACGGTAAAAATCAACGACTTCGATATGGCGGATGGCAGCACGATCCGCCGCCTCCTGGACTGGTGCTTGACCAGTCAGACCGAGAAAACGGATCGACAGGTACAGCTTCTTTGCGGGCTTGCGGTCACGTGGCTGACGGCGTCATCGCATAGAGAAATCAGAGACAAAGCGACCAAGGCGCTATCCGCATTGCTGCTTTCGAAGGTTGAGCTCTACGGTGAACTGTGCGAGAGGTTCGCTGGCCTTGATGATCTCTACGTAATGGAACGGTTGCACGGGGCTGGTTATGGTGCATGTTGTATCGATCCATCTCCAATGCGGTTGAAGCATTACGCCCCGGTAGCTTACCGGATGGTTTTCTCTGAGCAGTGCGCTCCGCTATCGATCATGCTGAGGGACTATGCATCGGGGATTATTGAGCTGGCTGCCCACTATCGTTGCCTGCCTACCGAGGTCGATCTCAGCGCCTGTAGGCCACCTTATACATCTCAGCCTGTTCAATTAGCTGTTTCACAAGCTCTTCTCGATGATGTCGCCACAAAAGCTGGAGGTGACGAAATCAAGCGTTCTTGCACTGGCGGAATAAGTGAGTTCGCTGATGAGATCAAGCATCGTGTCAGCTCATTTTCGAGCGTTGCTTTGACTTCTCAAATGCCCCACACGCAATCCGAGATGAACGAGCGATTCGATACAGAGGTAATTGCCCCTTACCCAGACAGGCAAGAAATCGTCGATGCGATCAGTGCTCTTCAATTCAATCCATTCCGATTCTTGCTCCGCCCATTCGAAGTACTCGGGGAGCTTGAGGAAGCCGAGGGGGTAGAGGCAGTTGAGGAAGTCGAGGGGGTAGGGGCGGTAGAGGCGGTTGAGGAGTTCGAGGAACTGGAGACGCATGACCACTCCGAGGAACTTCAGCAGCTAGAGAAGAAGCTTGTTGATCTACTGAATGTTGACGAAAAAAGAAGATTTACCGACGAGTTCCGATGGTGCATCGCCCGCTCGGAAAAGTATCCGCGCACGTTGGAAGGTGTCGACATGGCGGCGGCCAAACGGTGGGTCGCAAAGCGCGCCTATGACTTCGGATGGACAGCAGAACTCTTCCCATCGGATAGCTCTCACCGTCACGGCTATTCCCGCGAGAGGCCACTCTTTGAGCGGATTGGTGCCAAATATGAGTGGCTTGCGCTCGATGAACTCCTTTGTCGGCTGGCCGATAGTAATTGGCTCGCCGAAGCTCGAGTCGATGGAACACGTGATTACCGTTCATCCATCGACCTAGGTTTCCATCGAGATATCGACCCTACTGTTCTTCAAGGGTTGTCCGACTCCAGTTTTGGTTCTGTAGATATCTCACCAATTGTTTCCGAGGAAACAGCCGAAGACTGCCTTCAGGAATGGCCTTTCAAGCTTGACCCGAGCCTCGGGATGCCAAGTCTCGTAGGCCGAACGGACAAGGTTGGGGAAAAGTGGCTTGTCCTTTACGAGCATCGCTCCGTGGCGAATCGTTACGACGATGGAGAGAGCCGAGAGCACGGGCTACGTCAGCAGGAATGGCGTTTCCTCATGCCTGTCGTCGTCAGGAAAAAAGATCAAAAACAGTTGATTCGCTTTCTGAGCACTCAGCGTTCCCTGGATGTTTCGAGGTGGTCGGGACGCAGTTGTACGGACGAGGGCTATCTGCTTGAGGCCCCATGGCGCTTTACCTGGGATCAGTTGATGTGGACACCTACCAGCTTTCATAATCAAGGAGAGCTCGAACTGGCCTTTCCCTGTTTTAGATATCATTGGGAGTCCCATTTGGATGCCTCACTTCCAGAAGGAGCGTCTGCACATTTACCAGCCCCTTGGCTGGCAAGTCAGCTATCCATTACCCCCATGCTCTCAGATCCACGAGTCTATGTGGATGCACTAGGGAAGCCCCAACTGATCAGCGGGACGGGCTCTGACGATAGCTCACACGCCTACATACGACAGGACATATTTGAGCGGCTGTTGAAAAATAAAGATTTGGCATGTGTGTGGACGTTTGTAGCAGAGCGGGGCGTGTGG
- a CDS encoding Lrp/AsnC family transcriptional regulator — MSKLDRYDLSILAELQRDARISNQELAERIGLSPSPCSRRVKQLEDDGYIVRQVALLDRKKLGLSLTAYVLIGMDRHTPDRFEHFEQQIRSLPQVLECSLVTGVDADYQLKVVVPDMDHYQKFLLGHLTRIDGVTSVRSSFVLNQVLASTELPLVHLRS; from the coding sequence GTGAGCAAGCTCGATAGATATGACCTGAGTATTTTGGCCGAACTGCAGCGTGACGCGCGCATTTCCAACCAAGAGCTGGCCGAGCGCATCGGTCTGTCGCCATCGCCTTGCTCGCGGCGGGTCAAACAGCTGGAAGACGACGGCTATATCGTTCGTCAGGTGGCCCTGCTGGATCGCAAGAAGCTGGGGCTGAGCCTCACGGCGTATGTGTTGATCGGCATGGACCGTCATACCCCGGATCGCTTCGAACACTTCGAGCAGCAAATCCGCAGCTTGCCGCAAGTGCTGGAGTGCAGCCTCGTGACGGGCGTCGATGCCGACTATCAGTTGAAGGTCGTGGTGCCGGACATGGACCACTATCAGAAATTTCTGCTGGGCCACCTGACCCGTATCGACGGCGTGACCAGCGTGCGTTCGAGCTTCGTGCTCAATCAGGTGCTGGCGAGCACCGAATTACCGCTGGTGCACCTGAGAAGCTGA
- a CDS encoding DUF6515 family protein — protein MNMRIWRLAGVSLLALSISAQVLADDNNQQQQRNEQRQQQQRGFEQRQQQQQQQQNQQRSFNMDQQREQQQQRQQQQQQYQQQRQQEQQNQQRQIQQNQQQRADQQRQQQDRERNQQRQDQVQEQQRQQQRQQEQQQRQQQQQLQQRQLQDRQGNLPIQSRPDTVVQTQQPRQGFYRDQPRDNNPWRGGDNRPGNNGRPGGHGDGWGGGPRYRPGYEIDRMPGGYSRVPYHGSDYFYSGGYWYRPQGPRYVVVAPPRGVRVRYLPDYAQQVWLGSALFFVAAGTYYTYEQSSQEYVVAEPPQGVEPVYSPEQQVQQQQPADPYDVVAYPANGQTQQQVEQDRYDCYRYAVQQSNFDPAAATYQPAPEVVGIYRQAMAACYAGRGYSVQQ, from the coding sequence ATGAACATGCGCATCTGGCGTTTGGCAGGTGTCAGTCTTTTGGCCTTGAGCATCAGCGCTCAGGTGTTGGCCGACGATAACAATCAACAACAGCAGCGCAATGAGCAACGCCAGCAACAGCAGCGGGGCTTCGAACAGCGGCAGCAACAACAGCAGCAACAACAGAACCAACAGCGCAGTTTCAATATGGATCAGCAGCGCGAGCAGCAGCAACAACGCCAACAGCAACAGCAGCAATACCAGCAGCAGCGCCAGCAGGAACAACAGAACCAGCAGCGGCAGATTCAACAGAACCAGCAACAGCGGGCGGACCAGCAACGCCAGCAGCAGGACCGTGAGCGCAACCAGCAGCGTCAGGATCAGGTGCAGGAACAGCAGCGCCAACAACAGCGCCAGCAGGAGCAACAGCAACGTCAGCAGCAACAACAGTTGCAGCAGCGTCAGTTGCAAGACCGCCAGGGCAATCTGCCGATTCAGAGTCGCCCGGACACCGTGGTGCAGACGCAGCAGCCACGTCAGGGTTTCTATCGTGATCAACCTCGGGACAACAATCCGTGGCGCGGCGGTGATAACCGTCCCGGCAACAACGGTCGTCCCGGTGGGCACGGCGATGGATGGGGCGGCGGGCCGCGTTATCGTCCTGGCTATGAGATAGACCGGATGCCGGGCGGTTACTCCCGCGTGCCGTATCACGGCAGCGACTATTTCTACTCAGGCGGCTATTGGTATCGCCCGCAAGGTCCGCGTTATGTGGTCGTTGCCCCGCCACGGGGTGTGCGTGTGCGGTATTTGCCGGACTATGCTCAGCAAGTCTGGCTCGGCAGCGCGCTGTTTTTCGTCGCGGCGGGCACCTATTACACCTACGAGCAGAGCTCTCAGGAATACGTCGTCGCCGAACCGCCGCAGGGCGTGGAGCCGGTCTATTCGCCGGAACAGCAGGTGCAGCAACAGCAACCTGCCGATCCGTACGATGTGGTGGCCTACCCGGCGAATGGTCAGACGCAGCAGCAGGTCGAGCAGGACCGTTACGACTGTTACCGCTATGCCGTGCAGCAGAGCAACTTCGACCCGGCCGCCGCGACCTACCAGCCAGCGCCAGAGGTGGTCGGGATTTATCGTCAGGCCATGGCAGCGTGTTATGCAGGGCGGGGGTATAGCGTTCAGCAGTAA
- a CDS encoding abortive infection family protein: MGKELDWKLVEVLRRIEAGDTAFDPADTSKQAFQDFQPLACALVEAQRQGHVDGVMPLKESNGGKLEYRTVIVTGNLTHRGRQLLEKAQGQLTPTDQALNGAFGQLPDPHLRSQWDKALSRRQSDPSGAITAARSFLESTQKWILEQGGISTSDRKTLLFATLKQVGLTDQGVPMSGLLKDIDNLLLSIAQVRNKHGDAHGPSDASSDLTSAEAALCVNVAGALGLFLLECHQAQSKV, from the coding sequence ATGGGTAAAGAACTGGATTGGAAATTGGTCGAAGTCTTGAGACGCATCGAAGCTGGAGATACTGCATTCGATCCGGCAGACACCTCAAAGCAGGCTTTCCAAGACTTCCAGCCCCTAGCTTGCGCGCTAGTGGAAGCTCAAAGACAAGGTCACGTTGATGGAGTCATGCCCCTAAAGGAATCCAACGGAGGCAAACTGGAGTACCGCACGGTTATTGTCACAGGCAACCTCACTCATCGAGGCAGACAACTGCTGGAAAAAGCCCAAGGTCAGCTAACACCGACTGACCAAGCATTGAATGGCGCATTCGGGCAGCTTCCTGATCCACATTTGCGCTCACAATGGGACAAGGCTCTGAGTCGACGCCAGTCAGATCCTAGCGGAGCGATCACAGCCGCGAGGAGCTTTCTGGAGTCCACTCAAAAATGGATTCTGGAGCAAGGTGGTATCTCGACTTCAGATCGTAAGACGCTGCTTTTTGCGACGCTTAAGCAAGTCGGGCTGACCGACCAAGGGGTTCCCATGTCCGGCTTACTCAAAGACATCGACAACTTGTTGCTGAGCATCGCGCAGGTGAGGAACAAGCATGGCGATGCCCATGGCCCAAGCGACGCCTCCTCCGATCTCACAAGTGCTGAAGCAGCTCTGTGCGTCAACGTGGCCGGCGCGCTCGGCCTGTTTTTGCTGGAGTGCCACCAAGCGCAGTCCAAGGTCTGA
- a CDS encoding polyribonucleotide nucleotidyltransferase, translating to MRIPSRLIGGALVVSLLAQLTACGSIFYPDRRGQIQGSGRMDPAIVVLDAIGLLFYILPGVIAFGVDFATGAIYLPDGKQAQIDPEKLQPAVRTDGTVDNLRLQAILKTELGPNLPLDDPRLIQHKGSVEQLASLGLVPSA from the coding sequence ATGCGCATTCCTTCCCGTTTGATTGGCGGTGCCCTGGTCGTCAGCCTGCTGGCCCAACTGACCGCGTGCGGCAGTATTTTCTACCCTGACCGTCGCGGCCAGATTCAAGGCAGCGGCCGCATGGACCCGGCCATCGTGGTCCTCGACGCCATTGGCCTGCTGTTCTACATCCTGCCCGGCGTGATCGCGTTTGGCGTGGACTTCGCCACCGGCGCGATTTACCTGCCAGACGGCAAGCAAGCGCAAATCGACCCGGAGAAGTTGCAACCGGCCGTGCGCACCGATGGCACTGTGGACAACCTGCGACTGCAAGCCATTCTGAAGACCGAACTAGGCCCCAACCTGCCGCTGGACGATCCGCGCCTGATCCAGCACAAGGGCAGCGTCGAGCAGCTGGCGTCGCTGGGTCTGGTGCCGTCCGCCTGA
- a CDS encoding cation diffusion facilitator family transporter translates to MSSSPEHARLLRLATRASLAVASILILAKAIAWWLSGSVSLLAGLTDSLLDGAASFLNLLAVHYALRPADEDHRYGHGKAEALSGMAQSLFIAVSAFLIGFQAIERIQHPQALGAPGLGMLVMLLSIALTVALLMLQHKVVKETGSAAIRADSLHYRSDLLLNISIMAALGLAYFGYDQLDAYFGLAIAFYILWSAISIARETVSVLMDAELEPGVSARMLELAQGVPGVLGTHDLRTRISGNHWFVQLHLELPGALTLLVAHELCEQVERAIIAEFPKAEVLVHADPQEVVNRANSPVMN, encoded by the coding sequence ATGAGCAGCAGCCCTGAACACGCCCGGTTATTGCGCCTGGCAACCCGCGCGTCGCTGGCCGTCGCGAGCATTCTGATCCTCGCCAAGGCGATTGCCTGGTGGTTGAGCGGGTCGGTCAGTCTGCTGGCGGGCCTGACCGATTCGTTGCTCGATGGCGCAGCGTCGTTCCTCAATCTGCTGGCCGTGCATTACGCGCTGCGCCCGGCAGATGAAGACCATCGCTACGGGCACGGCAAGGCCGAAGCCTTGTCGGGCATGGCGCAGTCATTGTTCATCGCGGTGAGTGCGTTTCTGATCGGCTTTCAGGCCATCGAGCGCATTCAACACCCTCAAGCGCTGGGAGCCCCGGGGCTGGGGATGCTGGTCATGCTGCTGTCCATCGCGCTGACCGTGGCGCTGCTGATGTTGCAGCACAAGGTAGTGAAGGAAACCGGCTCGGCGGCGATTCGTGCCGACTCGCTGCACTATCGCTCCGACTTGCTGCTCAACATCAGCATCATGGCCGCGCTAGGGCTGGCGTATTTCGGCTATGACCAACTGGATGCGTATTTCGGTCTGGCGATCGCGTTCTACATTCTGTGGAGCGCGATTTCGATTGCGCGAGAAACGGTGTCGGTGCTGATGGACGCCGAGCTTGAACCGGGCGTGAGTGCTCGGATGCTGGAGTTGGCGCAAGGCGTGCCAGGTGTATTGGGCACGCATGATTTGCGCACCCGGATTTCAGGGAATCACTGGTTTGTGCAGCTGCACCTGGAATTGCCGGGCGCATTGACGCTGCTGGTGGCGCATGAACTGTGCGAGCAGGTCGAGCGGGCGATCATCGCCGAATTTCCCAAGGCCGAAGTGCTGGTGCACGCCGACCCGCAGGAAGTGGTGAATCGGGCGAACAGCCCGGTGATGAATTGA